A genomic region of Gammaproteobacteria bacterium contains the following coding sequences:
- a CDS encoding PepSY domain-containing protein translates to MAPRKRQIVEKLRSWYLWHRYLGLAAAIFAAWLAISGIVLNHTEDLALAEQPVNSEWLLDIYNIPKPDSLEGHEIAGRWIVDAGNRVYIDRLKVAKPQPMVTALPASYGFIIVFADAIQLYTEDGILVEEIPFTAGQGDIIAAEASEKGFLFRTLLASYSADEELLGFERLTGARTIRSPEPRAIPAALLTDLAGEIRASRLNQERLWLDLHSGRLFGMTGVWVADAAGIALLLLALSGIWIWQQRARARRRQRQSLQRARESE, encoded by the coding sequence ATGGCACCGCGGAAGCGACAGATCGTCGAAAAGCTGCGTTCCTGGTACCTATGGCATCGCTACCTGGGCCTCGCCGCGGCCATATTCGCTGCCTGGCTGGCGATCAGCGGGATCGTGCTGAACCACACCGAAGACCTGGCACTCGCCGAGCAGCCGGTGAACAGCGAGTGGTTGCTGGATATCTACAACATCCCGAAGCCGGATTCGCTGGAAGGTCATGAGATCGCTGGCCGCTGGATCGTTGATGCGGGCAACCGCGTTTACATCGACCGGCTGAAAGTTGCCAAGCCGCAGCCCATGGTCACTGCCCTGCCTGCCAGCTATGGCTTCATCATCGTCTTTGCCGACGCCATCCAGCTCTACACCGAGGATGGCATCCTGGTAGAAGAGATTCCGTTCACGGCCGGCCAGGGCGACATCATCGCCGCCGAAGCAAGCGAGAAGGGTTTCCTGTTCCGCACGCTGCTGGCCAGTTACTCGGCAGACGAGGAACTGCTGGGCTTCGAGCGACTGACGGGCGCCCGGACGATTCGTTCTCCCGAGCCACGAGCCATCCCGGCTGCCTTGCTCACCGACCTGGCAGGAGAGATTCGTGCCAGTCGCCTGAACCAGGAGCGACTGTGGCTGGACCTGCATTCGGGACGCCTCTTCGGCATGACGGGTGTCTGGGTGGCTGACGCAGCGGGCATTGCGCTGTTGTTGCTGGCATTGAGCGGCATCTGGATCTGGCAGCAACGCGCTCGTGCCCGACGTCGGCAGCGCCAGAGCCTGCAGCGAGCTCGAGAATCAGAGTGA
- a CDS encoding RNA pyrophosphohydrolase, which produces MIDADGFRANIGIIIMNEQRKLFWARRVGNTGWQFPQGGMLEGETPLDAMYRELAEETGLQPEHVELVQESRRWLRYRLPEQYVRRHSSPLCIGQKQRWFLLDFKAGSKDIDLAVTSSPEFDQWRWVDYWEPVRQVVHFKKRVYRAALGEFVERVHPDGKLPRTPSL; this is translated from the coding sequence ATGATCGACGCGGACGGCTTTCGCGCCAACATCGGCATCATCATCATGAACGAGCAGCGCAAGCTGTTCTGGGCTCGACGCGTGGGCAACACCGGCTGGCAGTTTCCGCAGGGCGGCATGCTGGAAGGTGAAACGCCGCTGGATGCCATGTATCGCGAGCTGGCGGAGGAAACGGGACTGCAACCGGAGCATGTCGAGCTGGTGCAGGAATCGAGACGCTGGTTGCGATACCGCCTGCCCGAGCAGTACGTCCGACGCCACTCCAGTCCCCTGTGCATCGGCCAGAAGCAACGCTGGTTCCTGCTGGACTTCAAGGCAGGCAGCAAGGATATCGACCTTGCCGTGACATCGAGTCCCGAGTTCGATCAATGGCGCTGGGTGGACTACTGGGAGCCGGTTCGACAGGTCGTGCACTTCAAGAAGCGGGTATACCGGGCAGCGCTGGGAGAGTTTGTCGAGCGGGTGCATCCCGATGGCAAGCTGCCTAGGACGCCATCACTCTGA
- a CDS encoding iron ABC transporter permease — MTTRVEVLASFVALLLAAMAAMALALMIGSVNLAPADVLAVIRGEGSSLATTLVLELRWPRAVAAFATGGLLAMSGALMQVLLRNPLADPYILGVSGGSAVGALLTLMLGLGFFWVSTAAFVGALVSILLVFTIAHGRGGWTPTRLLLTGVVVAAGWGAVISLMLALGPDSSIRSMLFWLMGDLSYSQRPYQEFVVLLVGGLLVFPFSRHLNLLARGEMQAKTLGVPARELNIGIYLLASIFTAVAVTEGGSIGFVGLVVPHMLRLVIGADHRRLMPASMLAGGTLLVIADTLARTVLAPRQLPVGVVTAFIGVPLFLYLLNRSRSQA, encoded by the coding sequence ATGACCACTCGCGTTGAAGTGCTTGCAAGCTTCGTCGCGCTGTTGCTGGCGGCCATGGCGGCCATGGCGCTGGCGCTGATGATCGGCAGCGTCAATCTCGCGCCGGCGGACGTACTGGCGGTCATTCGTGGCGAGGGCTCCAGCCTGGCGACGACGCTGGTCCTTGAATTGCGCTGGCCGCGCGCGGTCGCAGCCTTCGCAACCGGCGGGCTGCTGGCCATGTCGGGCGCCTTGATGCAGGTCTTGCTGCGCAACCCGCTGGCGGACCCCTACATCCTGGGTGTGTCCGGAGGGTCCGCGGTTGGTGCCCTGCTGACCCTGATGCTCGGCCTCGGTTTCTTCTGGGTGTCGACGGCGGCCTTCGTCGGCGCCCTGGTGTCCATCCTGCTGGTCTTTACCATTGCTCACGGCCGAGGCGGCTGGACTCCGACTCGACTGTTGCTGACAGGCGTGGTCGTGGCCGCCGGCTGGGGCGCGGTCATCAGCCTGATGCTGGCGCTGGGACCGGACAGCAGCATCCGCAGCATGTTGTTCTGGTTGATGGGCGACCTGTCGTACTCGCAACGGCCCTACCAGGAATTCGTGGTGCTGCTGGTCGGCGGACTGCTGGTGTTTCCTTTTTCCCGGCACCTCAACCTGCTGGCCCGGGGTGAAATGCAGGCCAAGACGCTCGGCGTGCCGGCACGCGAACTCAATATCGGCATATACCTGCTGGCTTCCATCTTCACGGCAGTGGCTGTCACCGAAGGGGGCAGCATCGGCTTCGTCGGCCTGGTGGTGCCGCACATGCTGCGGCTGGTGATCGGCGCAGATCATCGACGCCTCATGCCGGCCTCCATGCTGGCCGGCGGGACCCTGCTGGTGATTGCCGACACCCTGGCGAGAACGGTCCTGGCGCCAAGACAATTGCCGGTCGGGGTGGTCACGGCTTTCATCGGTGTACCACTGTTCCTCTACCTGCTGAATCGCTCCCGGAGCCAGGCATGA